Proteins from a single region of Nitratidesulfovibrio sp.:
- a CDS encoding sigma-54 dependent transcriptional regulator: MDLDTSGIIGQSTSLRDVFRILAKVAPTDSTVLVTGESGTGKELLVRALHSNSQRRSMPFVPINCGAIPKELLESELFGHEKGAFTHAIRSRPGRFELADGGTIFLDEIGEMDLTLQVKILRVLQEKEIERVGGAGVKKVDVRIVAATNRDLEREVSAGRFREDLYYRLNVIPLHLPALRERGGDILVLADHFMHRFCERKGRRCLMLAPDTRKVLAAYSWPGNVRELENFMERLSILADDDVVPPADLPRKILDEVGDIVSLPEPTPPDPLPVAGGAAPGGMPAGFSWPTITDLRDKGLNLKDFLDTVEERLLDEALTMAEGVKNQAAEILGIKRTTLIEKLKKKRADS, from the coding sequence ATGGATCTCGACACCAGCGGCATCATTGGCCAAAGCACATCGCTCAGGGACGTCTTCCGCATTCTGGCCAAAGTGGCCCCCACCGACAGCACCGTGCTGGTCACGGGCGAATCGGGCACCGGCAAGGAACTGCTGGTGCGCGCGCTGCATTCCAACAGCCAGCGCCGGTCCATGCCCTTCGTGCCCATCAACTGCGGTGCCATCCCCAAGGAACTCCTGGAATCGGAGCTCTTCGGACACGAGAAGGGCGCCTTCACCCATGCCATCCGCTCGCGGCCCGGCCGGTTCGAACTGGCCGACGGCGGCACCATCTTCCTGGACGAAATCGGCGAGATGGACCTGACGTTGCAGGTCAAGATCCTGCGCGTGCTGCAGGAAAAGGAAATCGAGCGCGTGGGTGGCGCGGGGGTGAAGAAGGTGGACGTGCGCATCGTGGCCGCCACCAACCGCGACCTCGAGCGCGAGGTATCCGCCGGGCGCTTCCGCGAAGACCTGTACTACCGGCTCAACGTCATCCCCCTGCACCTGCCCGCCCTGCGCGAACGCGGCGGCGACATCCTGGTGCTGGCCGATCATTTCATGCACCGCTTCTGCGAGCGCAAGGGCCGCCGCTGCCTGATGCTTGCGCCCGACACGCGCAAGGTGCTGGCCGCCTATTCGTGGCCGGGCAACGTGCGCGAGCTGGAAAACTTCATGGAGCGGCTCAGCATCCTCGCCGACGATGACGTGGTGCCCCCCGCCGACCTGCCCCGCAAGATCCTGGACGAGGTGGGCGACATCGTCTCCCTGCCGGAACCGACCCCGCCCGACCCGCTGCCCGTGGCCGGGGGCGCCGCGCCCGGTGGCATGCCTGCGGGCTTCAGTTGGCCCACCATCACCGACCTGCGTGACAAGGGCCTGAACCTCAAGGATTTTCTGGACACGGTGGAAGAACGCCTGCTGGACGAGGCCCTGACCATGGCCGAAGGCGTGAAGAACCAGGCGGCGGAAATCCTGGGTATCAAGCGCACCACGCTCATCGAGAAGCTGAAGAAGAAACGGGCCGACTCGTGA
- a CDS encoding AEC family transporter: MLDILSALVPVFGIIVLGMCVERMGSLPKGTPAALNQFVFRVSLPALLFYAVARKTPEELARGGFAAGTVAGMLLAFALGYLLCSRWGRRHGPDVAVLAQAASFPNSAFLGLPIVTSLVPGNDDAVLAGGMVSVLCLAVLLVTMARLETIRKGGGMSWRVLREVAVALGRNPILLASLAGVAVSLSGLGLARPVAAMASMLGATASPCALFGIGMVLAAQLTAEGAGCPPEGMRDGSGECDPQALSPLARQVVVNSVKLFAHPALTWLCLWAFGVRGQWLGMGVLFAAMPTAAVAYVVAESYGAGTRDTSRAIVVSTMLSALTLFGTVVLLRHLELL; encoded by the coding sequence GTGCTCGACATCCTTTCCGCCCTGGTCCCGGTGTTCGGCATCATCGTGCTGGGCATGTGCGTGGAACGCATGGGCAGCCTGCCCAAGGGCACCCCGGCAGCCCTGAACCAGTTCGTGTTCCGGGTATCATTGCCCGCGCTGCTGTTTTACGCCGTGGCCCGCAAGACGCCGGAAGAACTGGCGCGCGGCGGCTTTGCCGCGGGCACGGTGGCGGGCATGCTGCTGGCCTTTGCGCTGGGCTACCTGCTGTGTTCGCGCTGGGGGCGGCGCCATGGCCCGGACGTGGCCGTGCTGGCCCAGGCCGCCAGCTTTCCCAACAGCGCCTTCCTGGGGCTGCCCATCGTGACATCGCTGGTGCCGGGCAACGACGATGCGGTGCTGGCCGGGGGCATGGTTTCCGTGCTGTGCCTTGCGGTGCTGCTGGTGACCATGGCCCGGCTGGAGACCATCCGCAAGGGCGGCGGCATGTCGTGGCGGGTGCTGCGCGAAGTGGCGGTGGCCCTTGGGCGCAACCCCATCCTGCTGGCCTCGCTGGCCGGGGTGGCGGTGAGCCTTTCCGGGCTGGGGCTGGCCCGACCGGTGGCCGCCATGGCCTCCATGCTGGGGGCTACCGCATCGCCGTGCGCGCTGTTCGGCATTGGCATGGTGCTGGCCGCGCAACTGACCGCCGAGGGCGCGGGCTGTCCGCCCGAGGGTATGAGGGATGGCAGCGGGGAATGCGACCCGCAGGCGCTTTCGCCGTTGGCCCGGCAGGTGGTGGTGAACAGCGTGAAGCTGTTCGCCCACCCGGCGCTGACCTGGCTGTGCCTGTGGGCGTTCGGGGTGCGCGGGCAGTGGCTGGGCATGGGGGTGCTGTTCGCGGCCATGCCCACGGCGGCGGTGGCCTACGTGGTGGCGGAAAGCTACGGCGCGGGCACGCGTGATACCTCGCGGGCCATTGTAGTAAGTACCATGCTTTCCGCGCTGACGCTGTTCGGCACCGTGGTGCTGCTGCGGCATCTGGAATTGTTGTAG
- a CDS encoding flagellar basal body rod C-terminal domain-containing protein, translating into MIDGFGTPLSALDAFGTSMAVTANNVANMNTDEFRASDVRLQTGSADQSGQEQGVQVADIRQSTTEGPLRMDLRREVHEDGSVSVEQGLVEGSNTDVAKEMVNMITDQRAFEANAAVVRARDEMTGILVDRFV; encoded by the coding sequence ATGATCGACGGATTCGGCACACCACTCAGCGCACTGGATGCCTTCGGCACGTCCATGGCCGTCACGGCCAACAACGTGGCGAACATGAACACGGACGAATTCCGTGCCTCCGACGTGCGCCTGCAAACTGGTTCTGCCGATCAGAGCGGGCAGGAACAGGGCGTGCAGGTGGCGGACATTCGCCAAAGCACCACCGAAGGCCCCCTGCGCATGGACCTGCGCCGCGAGGTGCACGAAGACGGTTCGGTTTCCGTGGAACAGGGCCTCGTCGAAGGCAGCAACACCGACGTGGCCAAGGAAATGGTGAACATGATCACGGACCAGCGCGCCTTCGAGGCCAACGCCGCCGTGGTGCGCGCGCGGGACGAGATGACGGGGATACTGGTGGACAGGTTCGTCTAG
- the folE2 gene encoding GTP cyclohydrolase FolE2: MEDVQNSPAQVAMPIDRVGVKNLKLPLVVRDRAQGSQHTVATVDIGVDLPAEFKGTHMSRFVEALENWSEELDYNSMKRLLEDVKERLHARKAYALFRFPYFVRKAAPATASSGLVWYECRLTGELGDGKPSFLLELEVPVMTVCPCSKAISDEGAHSQRAVVRMSIRMTGFSWMEEFIDLAEAAGSSPVYTLLKREDEKYVTEDAFAHPTFVEDVVRAAAQRLEAHPHVAWFRVEVESFESIHCHNAFASIEREVRKG; this comes from the coding sequence ATGGAAGACGTACAGAACAGCCCAGCGCAGGTGGCCATGCCCATCGACCGCGTGGGCGTGAAGAACCTCAAGCTGCCCCTGGTGGTCCGCGACCGCGCCCAGGGCAGCCAGCATACCGTGGCCACCGTGGACATCGGCGTGGACCTGCCCGCCGAATTCAAGGGCACTCACATGAGCCGCTTCGTCGAGGCGCTGGAGAACTGGTCCGAGGAACTGGACTACAACTCCATGAAACGCCTGCTCGAAGACGTGAAGGAACGGCTGCACGCCCGCAAGGCGTATGCGCTGTTCCGCTTTCCCTACTTCGTGCGCAAGGCCGCGCCCGCCACGGCCAGTTCCGGCCTGGTGTGGTACGAATGCCGCCTGACGGGCGAGCTTGGCGACGGCAAGCCTTCGTTCCTGCTGGAACTGGAAGTGCCGGTGATGACCGTGTGCCCGTGCTCCAAGGCCATCAGCGACGAAGGGGCGCACAGCCAGCGCGCCGTGGTGCGCATGTCCATCCGCATGACCGGGTTCAGCTGGATGGAAGAGTTCATCGACCTGGCCGAGGCGGCGGGTTCGTCGCCGGTGTACACCCTGCTGAAGCGCGAGGACGAAAAGTACGTCACCGAGGACGCCTTCGCCCACCCCACCTTTGTCGAGGACGTGGTGCGCGCGGCGGCCCAGCGGCTGGAAGCCCACCCGCACGTGGCGTGGTTCCGGGTAGAGGTGGAAAGCTTCGAATCCATCCACTGCCACAACGCCTTCGCCAGCATAGAGCGAGAGGTGCGCAAGGGCTAG
- the nikR gene encoding nickel-responsive transcriptional regulator NikR, producing MGRTIRFGVSLDSDLLEKFDDLCDDRCYQTRSEAIRDLIRNTLVQQEWEDTDREIAGTLTIVYDHHKSDLAQRLTEIQHDHHGIIITALHVHLDHHNCLEVLVLKGPGVEVRALSQRLISTKGVKHGKLSLTTTGQDLT from the coding sequence ATGGGCCGCACCATCCGCTTCGGCGTCTCCCTCGATTCCGACCTGCTCGAAAAGTTCGATGACCTGTGCGACGACCGCTGCTACCAGACCCGCTCGGAAGCCATCCGCGACCTGATCCGCAACACCTTGGTCCAGCAGGAATGGGAAGACACGGACCGCGAAATCGCGGGCACCCTGACCATCGTGTACGACCACCACAAGAGCGACCTGGCCCAGCGGCTGACCGAAATCCAGCACGACCATCACGGCATCATCATCACCGCGCTGCACGTGCACCTGGACCATCACAACTGCCTTGAGGTGCTGGTGCTGAAGGGCCCCGGCGTGGAAGTGCGCGCGCTGTCGCAGCGGCTCATTTCCACCAAGGGCGTGAAGCACGGCAAGCTTTCGCTCACGACCACCGGACAAGACCTCACCTAA
- a CDS encoding 50S ribosomal protein L11 methyltransferase, translating into MSTPSSPPPGPSASPCRPDTYAPVVEVLACGRVWTLERHADLESLWEELAACDTPNPVANTTGTADAARAAFVDDERLPYWTELWPASLGLAEWLAENRAALHGRRCLDLGCGLGLTAIVGQWLGAHVIGMDYEEEALRFARLNATRNGVAQPLWTVMDWRVPAVAARSLDMVWAGDIMYERRFVAPVSDFLDYSVARDGVVWVAEPGRNVYATFRETLEARGWTTRCARTMQVDALYRQAERVTIHLWEMRPPHA; encoded by the coding sequence ATGTCCACCCCGTCTTCGCCCCCCCCCGGGCCTTCGGCCTCCCCCTGCCGACCCGACACGTACGCACCCGTCGTCGAGGTGCTCGCCTGTGGCCGCGTCTGGACGCTGGAACGCCATGCCGACCTCGAATCCTTGTGGGAAGAACTGGCCGCCTGCGACACGCCCAACCCCGTGGCGAATACCACCGGCACGGCGGACGCCGCCCGCGCCGCCTTCGTGGACGACGAGCGGCTGCCCTACTGGACCGAGTTGTGGCCCGCCAGCCTTGGCCTTGCGGAATGGCTGGCCGAAAACCGCGCCGCACTGCACGGTCGCCGCTGCCTGGACCTGGGCTGCGGGTTGGGCCTTACGGCCATCGTGGGGCAGTGGCTGGGCGCGCACGTCATCGGCATGGACTACGAGGAAGAGGCCCTGCGCTTTGCCCGGCTGAATGCCACCCGCAACGGCGTGGCGCAGCCCCTGTGGACGGTGATGGACTGGCGCGTGCCCGCCGTGGCCGCCCGCTCGCTGGACATGGTCTGGGCGGGCGACATCATGTACGAGCGCCGGTTCGTGGCACCCGTCAGCGACTTTCTGGACTATTCCGTGGCACGCGACGGAGTGGTCTGGGTGGCGGAACCGGGCAGAAACGTGTACGCTACCTTCCGGGAAACCTTGGAGGCCCGTGGCTGGACCACGCGTTGCGCCCGCACCATGCAGGTGGATGCGCTGTACCGGCAGGCCGAACGTGTCACCATACATCTCTGGGAGATGCGTCCACCGCACGCGTAG
- a CDS encoding biotin transporter BioY: MHDAPLAGLHRLVWTALMAALIAVGAMVMLPVGPVPVTLQTLFVALAGLVLGPVRGGGAMLLYVLAGVMGLPVFSGGKAGFAHLLGPTGGYLFGFACMACIAGFGGLRGLRGREAGDTPLRPAHVALALCCCLAGLAVAYLAGAARLMQVLDIDAGYAMTVGVLPFLPGDVVKIALAVAAWRFLAVRRLLPR; this comes from the coding sequence ATGCACGACGCCCCGCTGGCAGGCCTGCACCGCCTTGTCTGGACGGCCCTGATGGCCGCGCTCATCGCTGTGGGGGCCATGGTCATGCTGCCCGTGGGGCCGGTGCCGGTGACCTTGCAGACCCTGTTCGTGGCGCTTGCCGGGCTGGTGCTCGGCCCTGTGCGCGGGGGCGGGGCCATGCTGCTGTACGTGCTGGCCGGGGTGATGGGTCTGCCGGTGTTTTCCGGCGGCAAGGCCGGATTCGCCCATCTGCTGGGGCCGACCGGGGGCTACCTGTTCGGGTTCGCCTGCATGGCCTGCATCGCCGGGTTCGGCGGGCTGCGGGGATTGCGCGGGCGTGAAGCGGGGGATACCCCCCTCCGTCCGGCCCATGTCGCGCTGGCCCTGTGCTGCTGCCTTGCCGGGCTGGCCGTGGCCTATCTGGCGGGCGCGGCCCGGCTGATGCAGGTGCTGGACATCGATGCGGGGTACGCCATGACCGTGGGCGTGCTGCCCTTCCTGCCCGGCGACGTGGTGAAGATCGCCCTGGCCGTGGCTGCGTGGCGGTTTCTGGCCGTGCGGAGGTTGCTGCCCCGATGA
- a CDS encoding ATP-binding cassette domain-containing protein, which translates to MIVAKGLRYTHPGTPAGTGPALDGAEFSVPSGALLCLCGVNGSGKSTLLQLLAGLLRAEGGTLDVAALHCPGGEAALRRHAALVLQDADMQMLGATVAEDLLLTAPPAHTPQGAAALAAAREAAGRFGLGAHWDSPVHTLSYGQKRKLCLAAALLAAPGLLLLDEPFSGLDHPAALELRDILARNRAAGLTQVVSVHELEPVVDMADLMLVLDGGRQVLFGPPASVLDRVRAHGIRPPCSWTARREIVPYE; encoded by the coding sequence ATGATCGTCGCCAAGGGTTTGCGCTACACCCATCCCGGCACCCCGGCGGGCACTGGCCCCGCGTTGGACGGGGCGGAATTTTCCGTGCCGTCCGGCGCGCTGTTGTGCCTGTGCGGGGTCAACGGCAGCGGCAAGTCCACCCTGCTGCAACTGCTGGCCGGGCTGCTGCGGGCGGAAGGCGGCACGCTGGACGTGGCCGCGCTGCATTGCCCCGGTGGCGAGGCTGCCCTGCGCCGCCACGCCGCGCTGGTGTTGCAGGACGCGGACATGCAGATGCTGGGGGCCACGGTGGCGGAAGATTTGCTGCTCACCGCACCGCCTGCGCACACCCCGCAAGGCGCGGCTGCCCTTGCCGCCGCGCGCGAGGCGGCGGGCCGGTTCGGCCTTGGCGCGCACTGGGACAGCCCGGTGCATACCCTGTCCTACGGGCAGAAGCGCAAGCTGTGCCTGGCTGCCGCGTTGCTTGCCGCGCCGGGCCTGTTGCTGCTGGACGAGCCGTTCAGCGGGCTGGACCACCCGGCGGCACTGGAACTGCGCGACATTCTGGCCCGCAATCGGGCCGCCGGGCTGACCCAGGTGGTTTCGGTGCACGAACTGGAGCCGGTGGTGGACATGGCCGACCTGATGCTGGTGCTGGACGGGGGGCGGCAGGTGTTGTTCGGCCCGCCCGCCTCGGTGCTGGACAGGGTGCGCGCCCATGGCATCCGCCCGCCCTGTTCATGGACGGCGCGGCGCGAGATCGTTCCCTACGAATAG
- a CDS encoding DMT family transporter, protein MSNSAPCVAPAADVADGADIADATPPRATLLLPALAALAAVTLWGLSFPAMKVAVQALGPMPLMWARTMVAMALLAPFTARLFPSRTLAVAPSGALVRRGFWSGVPRRHKLLLLPTVLLQPCLYFLCESNAMQLTTASQAGVISASVPLLVGAGAWLFLGERPSPRLWLGVAFSCAGVAWLTLSGGAGTEAAPDPLLGNLLELLAMACAAGNMVLVRKLSAHGGLGSFRWNPWTLTALQTLAGALFFAPGAYAVLAGAGQWPADVLLAVIYLGAGASLGAFGLFNWATSHLPASSVGAFINLVPVTAVGFGWLWLGETLNATQMLAAVVVMVGVGLGTGRSR, encoded by the coding sequence ATGTCCAATTCCGCCCCCTGTGTGGCCCCTGCTGCCGATGTCGCTGATGGCGCCGATATCGCCGACGCCACTCCACCCCGCGCCACGCTGTTGCTGCCCGCCCTGGCGGCCCTGGCTGCGGTAACCCTGTGGGGCCTGTCCTTTCCGGCCATGAAGGTGGCCGTGCAGGCCCTTGGCCCCATGCCGCTGATGTGGGCGCGCACGATGGTGGCCATGGCCCTGCTGGCGCCCTTCACCGCCCGGCTGTTCCCCTCCCGCACCCTGGCCGTGGCCCCATCGGGTGCACTGGTGCGGCGCGGGTTCTGGAGCGGCGTGCCCCGGCGGCACAAACTGCTGCTTCTGCCCACGGTACTGTTGCAGCCCTGTCTGTACTTCCTGTGCGAATCCAATGCCATGCAGCTTACAACGGCCTCGCAGGCGGGAGTCATTTCCGCCTCGGTGCCGTTGCTGGTGGGCGCGGGGGCGTGGCTGTTCCTGGGCGAACGGCCTTCGCCCCGCCTGTGGTTGGGGGTTGCGTTCTCGTGCGCGGGGGTGGCCTGGCTGACCCTGTCCGGCGGAGCGGGCACCGAAGCCGCGCCCGACCCGCTTCTGGGCAACCTGCTGGAACTGCTGGCCATGGCCTGCGCGGCGGGCAACATGGTGCTGGTGCGCAAGCTGTCGGCTCATGGGGGACTCGGGAGCTTTCGCTGGAACCCGTGGACCCTCACGGCATTGCAGACCCTGGCCGGGGCGCTGTTCTTCGCGCCGGGAGCGTACGCCGTGCTTGCCGGTGCCGGGCAATGGCCCGCCGACGTGCTGCTGGCCGTGATCTATCTGGGCGCCGGAGCCTCGCTGGGAGCCTTCGGCCTGTTCAACTGGGCCACCAGCCATCTGCCCGCCAGCAGCGTGGGCGCGTTCATCAACCTGGTGCCGGTGACCGCCGTGGGGTTCGGCTGGCTGTGGCTGGGCGAAACCCTGAACGCCACCCAGATGCTGGCCGCCGTCGTCGTCATGGTGGGCGTGGGGCTGGGCACCGGGCGCAGCAGGTAG
- a CDS encoding AraC family transcriptional regulator → MRQPLENVRYWRSDDLDGLETNRVLRSAHTFPKHTHDQYAVGLMEEGANYCHGRSRRSSVVVGGQVCLFNPGEVHSGEPERGVPATYRMFYADPHWLHRVAVELGGRDAGPPDFRRLIVPDADVLRAFLRLSDLVADGAELLARQSAMVGAFSLVLARHGGVRPEAVTARDGNAAVRRVRAYLAERLAHKVSLEDLAEATGLSRFHMLRVFRDATGMTPHAYHTQLRVDRAKLLLRRGWAMADAAQETGFVDQSHFANTFRRYVGATPGQYLSR, encoded by the coding sequence ATGCGACAGCCCCTTGAAAACGTGCGCTACTGGCGCAGCGACGACCTGGACGGCCTGGAAACCAACCGGGTGCTCCGCAGCGCGCACACCTTCCCCAAGCACACCCACGACCAGTACGCCGTGGGCCTGATGGAGGAAGGGGCCAACTACTGTCATGGCCGCTCCCGGCGCAGTTCCGTGGTGGTGGGCGGGCAGGTCTGCCTGTTCAATCCCGGCGAGGTGCACAGCGGCGAGCCGGAGCGCGGCGTGCCCGCCACCTACCGCATGTTCTACGCAGACCCGCACTGGCTGCACCGCGTGGCCGTGGAACTGGGCGGGCGCGATGCCGGCCCGCCAGACTTCCGCAGGCTCATCGTGCCCGATGCCGACGTGCTGCGCGCCTTTCTGCGCCTCAGCGACCTGGTGGCCGACGGTGCGGAACTGCTGGCCCGCCAGTCGGCCATGGTTGGGGCCTTCTCGCTGGTGCTGGCCCGCCACGGCGGGGTGCGGCCCGAAGCCGTCACCGCCCGCGACGGCAATGCCGCCGTGCGCCGGGTGCGCGCCTACCTTGCCGAACGCCTGGCGCACAAGGTCTCGCTGGAAGACCTGGCCGAGGCCACCGGCCTCAGCCGGTTCCACATGCTGCGGGTGTTTCGCGACGCCACGGGCATGACCCCGCACGCCTACCATACCCAACTGCGCGTGGACCGGGCAAAGCTGCTGCTGCGCCGGGGCTGGGCCATGGCCGACGCCGCGCAGGAAACCGGCTTCGTGGACCAGAGCCACTTCGCCAACACCTTCCGCCGCTATGTGGGCGCCACGCCGGGGCAGTACCTGTCGCGCTGA
- a CDS encoding iron-containing alcohol dehydrogenase produces MLDFTFHMPTRIIFGAGRLAELGRTRLPGRKALVVVSAGGSMRHTGHLDKVLALLAQSGCTTVLFEKIQPNPVLTHVDEGAALARTEGCDFVLGLGGGSTIDSAKSIALAAANPGSYWDYIQSGTGGRKRPESPALPVVAIPTTAGTGTEADPWTVITREDTNEKIGWGDDSTYPALSIVDPMLMVSVPPAVTAMTGMDAFFHAAEAYLSTARQPSSDLLALEAVSLISQFLPQAVQDGSSVQVRTMLAWASTAAGLCESLSSCISHHSLEHALSAHHPAMPHGAGLVMLSLPYFEVMARFQPKRCADLAVTMGEDIEGMELREQGLALVTALRKLIAAVGLDGLKMSDYGVTRDEIPALARNARETMGGLFAVTPVDLREDAVIAIFEKAYR; encoded by the coding sequence ATGCTCGACTTCACCTTCCACATGCCCACCCGTATCATCTTCGGCGCGGGCAGGCTGGCCGAGCTTGGCCGCACCCGCCTGCCGGGCCGCAAGGCGCTGGTGGTGGTCAGCGCGGGCGGCTCCATGCGCCACACCGGGCATCTGGACAAGGTGCTTGCCCTGCTGGCGCAGAGCGGCTGCACCACGGTACTCTTTGAAAAGATCCAGCCCAACCCCGTGCTGACCCACGTGGACGAGGGGGCGGCGCTGGCCCGCACCGAAGGCTGCGACTTCGTGCTGGGTCTTGGCGGGGGCAGCACCATCGATTCCGCCAAATCCATCGCCCTGGCCGCCGCCAACCCCGGCTCGTACTGGGACTACATCCAGAGCGGCACCGGCGGGCGCAAGCGGCCAGAGAGCCCGGCCCTGCCGGTGGTGGCCATTCCCACCACGGCGGGCACCGGTACCGAGGCCGACCCGTGGACGGTGATCACCCGCGAGGACACCAACGAAAAGATCGGCTGGGGCGACGATTCCACCTACCCCGCGCTGTCCATCGTGGACCCCATGCTGATGGTCAGCGTGCCCCCGGCGGTAACGGCCATGACCGGCATGGACGCCTTCTTCCACGCGGCGGAGGCGTACCTTTCCACGGCGCGCCAGCCCTCCAGCGACCTGCTGGCGCTGGAGGCGGTCAGCCTGATTTCCCAGTTCCTGCCGCAGGCCGTGCAGGACGGCAGTTCGGTGCAGGTGCGCACCATGCTGGCGTGGGCGTCCACGGCGGCGGGGCTGTGCGAGTCGCTTTCGTCGTGCATTTCGCACCATTCGCTGGAGCACGCCCTGTCGGCCCACCATCCGGCCATGCCGCACGGCGCCGGGCTGGTCATGCTGTCCCTGCCCTACTTCGAGGTGATGGCCCGCTTCCAGCCCAAGCGCTGCGCGGACCTTGCCGTGACCATGGGCGAGGACATCGAGGGCATGGAACTGCGCGAGCAGGGGCTGGCCCTTGTCACGGCGCTGCGCAAGCTCATCGCCGCCGTGGGGCTGGATGGCCTGAAGATGTCCGACTACGGGGTGACCCGCGACGAGATACCCGCCCTGGCCCGCAACGCGCGCGAAACCATGGGCGGGCTGTTTGCCGTCACCCCGGTGGACCTGCGCGAGGATGCGGTGATCGCGATTTTCGAGAAGGCCTACCGCTAG
- a CDS encoding aminopeptidase, with amino-acid sequence MDKLDFETTSCWEAYASDEHQAAMRELADRYVDFLSRCKTERETVDYVVTRLRAAGYTENFAHDKVYRVFKGKTVFIAQKGRVPLSQGLRLIGAHADTPRLDLKQRPLQEQAGIGQAKTHYYGGIRKYQWLARPLALHGVVVKENGESVRITLGEDPAEPVFTIADLLPHLAQKQAGQTIADAFEGEKLNIVLGHRPMPKPVTEETAGDAVAPADAATAPEAANATSSDSTAKKDAPKDPIKARMLALLHEKYAIREEDLYSAELQAVPAGPARYVGLDGSLVGGYGQDDRICVFAALEALLTADNPQQPQCVLFWDKEEIGSEGSTGAKSRFFEYCIEDLIAAWQPAARLSDVMLATRALSADVHAAIDPDWQELHEKLNAAVIGHGPCFCKFTGHRGKYEANDAHPEYVGWLRGVLNGRKIPWQMAELGRVDGGGGGTVAMYLAAYGMDIIDFGPAVLSMHSPFELASVADLYATRLAYTAFLEK; translated from the coding sequence ATGGACAAACTGGACTTCGAGACCACCAGTTGCTGGGAAGCCTACGCCAGCGACGAACACCAGGCCGCCATGCGCGAACTGGCCGACCGTTACGTGGACTTCCTGTCCCGCTGCAAGACCGAGCGCGAAACCGTGGACTACGTGGTCACGCGCCTGCGCGCGGCGGGCTATACGGAAAACTTCGCCCACGACAAGGTCTACCGGGTGTTCAAGGGCAAGACCGTGTTCATCGCCCAGAAGGGTCGCGTCCCGCTGTCGCAGGGGCTGCGGCTCATCGGCGCGCACGCGGACACGCCCCGCCTCGACCTGAAGCAACGTCCGTTGCAGGAACAGGCGGGCATTGGCCAAGCCAAGACCCACTATTACGGCGGCATCCGCAAGTACCAGTGGCTGGCCCGTCCGCTGGCCCTGCATGGTGTGGTGGTGAAGGAAAACGGCGAATCGGTGCGCATCACCCTGGGCGAAGACCCGGCGGAGCCGGTGTTCACCATCGCGGACCTGCTGCCCCATCTGGCCCAGAAGCAGGCCGGGCAGACCATCGCCGACGCCTTCGAGGGCGAAAAGCTGAATATCGTGCTGGGGCACCGCCCCATGCCGAAGCCGGTGACGGAAGAAACCGCCGGGGATGCCGTCGCCCCTGCCGATGCGGCCACCGCGCCCGAAGCCGCCAACGCCACCTCCTCCGACAGCACCGCCAAGAAGGACGCCCCCAAGGACCCGATCAAGGCGCGCATGCTGGCCCTGCTGCACGAAAAGTACGCCATCCGCGAGGAAGACCTGTACTCCGCCGAATTGCAGGCCGTGCCCGCCGGTCCTGCCCGTTATGTGGGCCTCGACGGCTCTCTCGTCGGCGGCTACGGGCAGGACGACCGCATCTGCGTGTTTGCCGCGCTGGAAGCCCTGCTGACGGCGGACAACCCGCAGCAGCCGCAGTGCGTGCTGTTCTGGGACAAGGAGGAAATCGGCTCGGAAGGCTCCACCGGGGCCAAGTCGCGCTTCTTCGAATACTGCATCGAAGACCTCATCGCCGCGTGGCAGCCCGCCGCCCGCCTCAGCGACGTGATGCTGGCCACCCGCGCCCTGTCCGCCGACGTGCATGCCGCCATCGACCCCGACTGGCAGGAACTGCACGAAAAACTCAACGCCGCCGTCATCGGCCACGGCCCGTGCTTCTGCAAGTTCACCGGGCACCGGGGCAAGTACGAGGCCAACGACGCCCACCCGGAATACGTGGGCTGGCTGCGCGGCGTGCTGAACGGGCGCAAGATTCCGTGGCAGATGGCGGAACTGGGCCGCGTGGACGGCGGGGGCGGCGGCACCGTGGCCATGTATCTGGCCGCCTACGGCATGGACATCATCGACTTCGGCCCGGCAGTGCTGTCCATGCACAGCCCGTTCGAACTCGCCAGCGTGGCCGACCTGTACGCCACGCGCCTTGCCTACACGGCATTTCTGGAAAAATAG